The nucleotide window GACTTCGGGCAGCAGGCTCCCGGCGTACCAGCGGTGAGCGGCCCGCAGGGTGTCGGCGATCTCCTTCGTGCGTCCGGTGTCCCGGATGCGCCGCCAGTCGGTGACGGCACGCTCGAACTCCCGGACGTCGCTCTCGTCGCCGGGCGACAGGGCGATGCGGTAGGACTCGCCGTCCCGCAACAGAAGCCGGTGGTCGCCGCGCCCGGCCTCGGGTTCGAGGAAGCCGCGCAGGTGGGAGATGGCCACCTGCAGATTGCGTATGCCCGCCTCCGGTTTCAGGTCCGGCCAGAGCGCGGCGAGCAGGTGCTCCCGGTGCACGAGCCGCGGCGTGTGGATGGCCAGCAACTGCAACAGGGCACGGACTTTGGGGCGCAGCGCCGAACAGTCCAGTCGGCGGCCTCCGCGCCGTACCTGGAACACCCCGAAACAGCGGATCTCCAGTCGTGGACCCGCCAGAGCGGCGGGCGGAGCGGTGAGTCGCACCGGCTTCGGAGCCGTGACCGGTCCGCCGGCCGTCGCGTCGGCGAGGCGCGCCTCGGTGTCGGCCCGTTCGGCCAGCGGCACGGCGTCGCACGCCGCCGCGAGTTCGGCGGCCCGGCGCAGCAGCGGGACCGCCTCCCGGTGACGTCCGAGGCGGCGCAGGGCCGTACCGTGATCGGTGAGCACCCGGGCCAGCGGCAGCCGCGCGTGCGGACCGCCCAGCGCGGCCCGCGCCTCCTCGAACAGGCGCAGCCCGTCTTCGGCGTCGGCCACCAGGGCACAGGCATGCAGGGCGGTGCCGATCGCCTTCGGACGGCCCCAGCGGCGCGCGAGCGCCAACTCCTCCTCGGCCAGTCGGCGTGCGCGCTCGCTCTCGTGCCCGCGATCGCCGAGCGCCGCGAACGCCCGCGTCGCCCAGGACCGCCAGGCACCGTAGGACACCCCGCGGATGTTGTGGCTCAGCAGCAGCGCACCGTAGTCGAGGAACTCCGCCATCGCTCCGCGCGCGTCCCCCCGTGCCAGGAGCAGATGGCCCCGCCCGGATCCGAATTCGGGGTGGGACCGCGGCCGGCCCGGCTGCTCGGGACCGGCCTCGGCCCCGAGCAGCCGGGCCGCCTCGGCCGTCTCGCCCCGCTCGACGAGGAGATGCGCCAGCAGGCTCTGCTCCTGCAACCAGGCGAACAGTTTCACGTCCACGCCCGACCGCTTGAGCAGGATGGTGGCGCTCCTGGCCGCCTCCACCGCCTCGCCGAGCCGTCCCACGCAGTACAGGAGTCTGCACCGCACCGCGTGCGCGATCGCCGAGCCCAGTTGGTCACCCTCGCTGTCGGCCTGGGCGGTCCCGAGGTCGCAGTAGTGGAGTGCCAGGTCGTCCTCTTCGATCCGGCCCAGCGTGATCACGTTCGCCCAGTACAGGATGCGGTCGAGGAAGTGACCCGGCATGGGCGCGGCGAGGACGCCGAGGGCCAGCGCCCGTGCCTCGTCCGCCGAGCCACCGTGGCGGCAGCACTGCACGGCGCGGACCGTGTCCAGGCACTGCCGTGCGATCGTGTCCTGCCACTCCCCGGCGCTCAGGCCGGCCGCACGCCGGTTCATCTCCACAGCGGGCGACATGTCCACCAGGGCCGTGACCATGGCCTGTGCCTCAAGGCGCACAGCGAACGACTCCACCCTCGCCAACCGCAGCGCCGTGCGGTCCAGCACCGTCCGCGCCTCCTCCGCGCGACCGAACATCAGCAGGGCGCCGGCCAGATGGCTGGCGATGTCGACGCAGGCCGCCTCCTCCCGCGAGGACTCGGCCGAGTCGGGGGGCAGACAGGCCCGTGGCGCCCACGGCCGAGGCTCTCGCAGGGCACGCCGCAGATAGCGCTCGCCGGCTCGCGGTCTGCCCGCGGCCATCGCGTCGACGCCGGCGTCGTGCAGTATCTCGCCGGCCCAGGCGTCGATCCCGGGGCTGGTGTGCAACAGGTGTTCCGCCACCTCCGCCTTCTCCGCCCCCGTCTCGTGCAACACCCGGGCGGCACGGGAGTGCAGTGTGTCCGCGGTGCTGACGGGCAGGAATCGCTCGATCGCTGCCGCGATGAGGGGACGGCGGAACGCCAGGGGCTGCTG belongs to Streptomyces graminofaciens and includes:
- a CDS encoding AAA family ATPase, producing MRPFPRRMNETPKPPQEGREAQRQGILQALGDAAGGTPTALLVEGEAGIGRSTLLAEMAKHAENVGFSVAHTRLPPAESQSAYSTVRRLLHCLQLPRPRNSPGGEGAPVSLSSPGPDYLEFEQALAVASDGAPTLLVLDDLHWCDGPSLHWLGRMVNQGRTPQVTLLGSARTGEAVAAPAPFGDLADHCRRTALVGLAPATVERLVRSALPEECDPGFLRAVVRETGGNPRLLWSLLDELIGHGATPDEETGRHLARYAPESAADDAYARMRGLGQSAVSMAQAVAVLHEHAELAIAARLAGLTGSEATHAVDRLVRRQLLVNQQPLAFRRPLIAAAIERFLPVSTADTLHSRAARVLHETGAEKAEVAEHLLHTSPGIDAWAGEILHDAGVDAMAAGRPRAGERYLRRALREPRPWAPRACLPPDSAESSREEAACVDIASHLAGALLMFGRAEEARTVLDRTALRLARVESFAVRLEAQAMVTALVDMSPAVEMNRRAAGLSAGEWQDTIARQCLDTVRAVQCCRHGGSADEARALALGVLAAPMPGHFLDRILYWANVITLGRIEEDDLALHYCDLGTAQADSEGDQLGSAIAHAVRCRLLYCVGRLGEAVEAARSATILLKRSGVDVKLFAWLQEQSLLAHLLVERGETAEAARLLGAEAGPEQPGRPRSHPEFGSGRGHLLLARGDARGAMAEFLDYGALLLSHNIRGVSYGAWRSWATRAFAALGDRGHESERARRLAEEELALARRWGRPKAIGTALHACALVADAEDGLRLFEEARAALGGPHARLPLARVLTDHGTALRRLGRHREAVPLLRRAAELAAACDAVPLAERADTEARLADATAGGPVTAPKPVRLTAPPAALAGPRLEIRCFGVFQVRRGGRRLDCSALRPKVRALLQLLAIHTPRLVHREHLLAALWPDLKPEAGIRNLQVAISHLRGFLEPEAGRGDHRLLLRDGESYRIALSPGDESDVREFERAVTDWRRIRDTGRTKEIADTLRAAHRWYAGSLLPEVGPTEWVVPERRRLRIRAADVAGALAEVELLLGRPVEASEAARRSLELDRYRDRSWQLLVAAHREAGSTAAAERAQREYERVIRALD